One region of Haloprofundus salilacus genomic DNA includes:
- a CDS encoding energy-coupling factor transporter transmembrane component T family protein, with protein sequence MLSYIPDESLAHRLDPRTKLLVQFAFVAAAFAHETPRGLLVLSAVTAALLASAGLSPPTAVREYRFVLPYLVAGPLVSALTLGPPWIVVADAREPALASYRALLVLFVTAAYVRSTPVRDTRAAIQRTVPGKLGQFLGMGIALVFRFFPLLLSDVRRTREAMAARLGDERPVVERIRLTTTAGLNRAFDRADRLSLALRARCFAWNPTLPTLRFGRLDLLGFAVAAVLAAWALV encoded by the coding sequence GTGCTGAGCTACATCCCCGACGAGTCGCTCGCCCACCGCCTCGACCCGCGGACGAAACTGCTCGTCCAGTTCGCCTTCGTCGCCGCCGCGTTCGCCCACGAGACGCCTCGCGGTCTCCTCGTGCTCTCGGCAGTGACCGCTGCGCTTCTCGCCTCGGCGGGACTCTCACCGCCGACGGCGGTTCGAGAGTACCGGTTCGTCCTCCCGTATCTCGTCGCCGGACCGCTCGTCTCAGCGCTGACGCTCGGGCCGCCGTGGATAGTTGTCGCCGACGCTCGCGAACCTGCCCTCGCGAGCTATCGCGCGCTGTTGGTCCTCTTCGTCACCGCGGCCTACGTCCGGTCGACGCCCGTCCGCGACACGAGAGCAGCCATCCAGCGCACCGTCCCCGGCAAACTCGGGCAGTTCCTCGGAATGGGTATCGCGCTAGTGTTTCGGTTCTTTCCGCTTCTGCTCTCGGACGTGCGACGAACGCGCGAGGCGATGGCCGCCCGACTCGGCGACGAGCGCCCGGTCGTGGAGCGGATTCGACTTACGACGACTGCGGGACTGAACCGCGCGTTCGATCGAGCCGACCGACTCTCACTCGCGCTCCGCGCCCGCTGTTTCGCGTGGAACCCGACGCTTCCGACGCTCCGATTCGGCCGCCTCGACCTGCTGGGATTTGCCGTCGCGGCAGTTCTTGCCGCGTGGGCGCTCGTCTGA
- a CDS encoding conditioned medium-induced protein 4, protein MDEKTAELRDIFIDTTGSDTVTESQEEERGSLSEDEKRVERRLDELVTRMRDRYEFTNNLETGTLVRIVRGFYEEQSDEELAAELGLDESEVFDARMDLHLVSESDRDAPFALDELRTLVIDDVPMRDRAAELDSDEATVRRYSAIVEADQRSTRANDRFRDEFAELLTDSDLSARLAETAREDGLKEATEDIETNVSF, encoded by the coding sequence ATGGACGAGAAGACGGCGGAACTCCGGGATATCTTCATCGATACGACCGGTTCGGACACCGTCACGGAGAGTCAGGAGGAGGAGCGGGGGTCCCTCTCTGAAGACGAGAAGCGCGTCGAGCGGCGACTCGACGAACTCGTCACGAGGATGCGGGATCGGTACGAATTCACGAATAACCTTGAAACCGGGACGCTCGTGCGGATCGTTCGCGGATTCTACGAGGAGCAGTCGGACGAGGAACTGGCGGCGGAACTGGGTCTCGACGAGTCCGAGGTGTTCGACGCGCGGATGGATCTCCACCTCGTGAGCGAGTCGGACCGCGACGCGCCGTTCGCGCTCGACGAACTCCGGACGCTCGTCATCGACGACGTGCCAATGCGCGACCGGGCCGCCGAACTCGACAGCGACGAGGCGACCGTTCGCCGCTACTCAGCGATCGTCGAAGCCGACCAGCGGTCGACTCGGGCGAACGACCGCTTCCGCGACGAGTTCGCCGAACTGCTTACCGACTCGGACCTCTCAGCGCGCCTCGCCGAGACCGCCCGCGAGGACGGCCTGAAAGAGGCGACCGAAGACATCGAGACGAACGTTTCCTTCTAA
- a CDS encoding type 1 glutamine amidotransferase, with translation MSGLRFALLDASHGTGSTRRNFRRELNADLVEFAASEGELPDDYEYDGVVVTGSRASVYWDEAWIPPLVDYVADAAERGVPVLGVCYGHQVLAEALGGRVGGMDEFEIGYNEVEHLENDPLFDGIEERFTVFTTHGDAVLELPPGAELLAKNEFGVHAFRKGNSYGVQFHPEYDVETAREVTDGKRERLGDDRVDEVLANITTEQFDAACEAKQLFDNFVAHAERVREERARSVEV, from the coding sequence ATGAGCGGACTTCGCTTCGCGCTTCTCGACGCCTCTCACGGCACCGGTAGTACCAGACGGAACTTCAGACGCGAACTCAACGCGGACCTCGTCGAGTTCGCCGCCAGCGAGGGCGAACTCCCCGACGATTACGAGTACGACGGTGTCGTCGTCACCGGCTCTCGGGCCTCCGTCTACTGGGACGAGGCGTGGATTCCGCCGCTCGTCGACTACGTCGCCGACGCCGCGGAGCGGGGAGTTCCGGTTCTCGGCGTCTGCTACGGCCACCAGGTGCTCGCGGAGGCACTCGGCGGCCGCGTCGGCGGGATGGACGAGTTCGAGATCGGCTACAACGAGGTCGAACACCTCGAGAACGACCCGCTGTTCGACGGCATCGAAGAGCGCTTCACCGTCTTCACGACTCACGGCGACGCCGTCCTCGAACTGCCGCCGGGTGCGGAACTGCTGGCGAAAAACGAGTTCGGCGTCCACGCCTTCCGGAAGGGCAACAGCTACGGCGTGCAGTTCCACCCCGAGTACGACGTGGAAACGGCCCGCGAAGTGACCGACGGCAAGCGCGAACGCCTCGGCGACGACCGGGTCGACGAGGTGCTCGCGAACATCACGACTGAGCAGTTCGACGCCGCCTGCGAAGCCAAGCAGTTGTTCGACAACTTCGTCGCGCACGCCGAGCGCGTCCGCGAGGAGCGGGCGCGGTCGGTGGAAGTCTGA
- a CDS encoding heterodisulfide reductase-related iron-sulfur binding cluster codes for MPTRETFWTISYVGEAVFYWLAALVLLVFAYGVYERFARYTRGSEDPVDRLADLPERVTTAARIVLSNEKQFDRDLYAGVMHAFILWGFLTLFIGTSILAVDMDIWTKLLGRESFFVGDFYLSYSLVMDAMGFLFVVGVGMALYRRYGVRHDRLWGKHTSLEDDAFIWTLFLLGVGGYLIEGLRIVGTGFPDFETVSFVGYFLALVFDGAGISAGQAESLYWFGWWSHALLALGFIAWIPYAKPFHMLSSFANVVTRDEKAGKRLPSVPADLDHVNAESIDDFSWKEILDQDACTKCGRCSSVCPAKASGRPLDPRDVILDLKSYRESLDAGETEQKPIIADGGESVVAAETMESCMACMACMDACPVEIEHLASFTRMNRQLTDEGAVQSNMQDVFGNLMQKGNTFGDPPRKRADWAADLDFELTDAREEEVEFLWYVGDYPSYDDRNKKVARSLATLFERAGVSFGILFDDEKFDGNDIRRVGEEFLFLELAGHHVETFEDCEFEKIVCTDPHSYNTMKNEYPEIDFAEFADDPVMPFEYDDYWNQGGETPVYHWSQVVEQLVGDGRLGLDGTELDYTVTYHDPCHLGRYNDVYEAPRDIIRATGCDLYEMPRNRADSFCCGGGGGGLWMEFDEEPKPSEERLREALEDTEAGSAVEKFVVACPMCMTMYEDGRKTGDFEDDIEIVDVAELLIEALDAKEARASSVGEDTRPATAD; via the coding sequence ATGCCGACGCGGGAGACGTTCTGGACCATCAGCTACGTCGGCGAGGCGGTCTTCTACTGGCTGGCGGCGCTGGTACTCCTCGTCTTCGCCTACGGCGTCTACGAGCGGTTCGCCCGCTACACTCGCGGGAGCGAGGACCCCGTCGACCGCCTCGCGGACCTCCCCGAGCGAGTCACGACGGCGGCGCGAATCGTCCTCTCGAACGAGAAACAGTTCGATCGCGACCTCTACGCGGGCGTGATGCACGCGTTCATCCTCTGGGGCTTTCTGACGCTGTTCATCGGTACGTCGATTCTCGCCGTCGACATGGACATCTGGACGAAACTCCTCGGTCGGGAGTCGTTCTTCGTCGGCGACTTCTACCTCTCGTACTCGCTGGTGATGGACGCGATGGGCTTCCTGTTCGTCGTCGGCGTCGGGATGGCGCTGTACCGACGCTACGGCGTTCGCCACGACCGTCTCTGGGGGAAACACACCTCACTCGAGGACGACGCGTTCATCTGGACGCTGTTTCTGCTCGGCGTCGGCGGCTACCTTATCGAAGGACTTCGCATCGTCGGCACCGGGTTCCCCGACTTCGAGACGGTGAGCTTCGTCGGCTACTTCCTCGCGCTGGTGTTCGACGGCGCGGGGATCTCCGCCGGACAAGCCGAGTCGCTCTACTGGTTCGGCTGGTGGAGCCACGCGCTCCTCGCGCTCGGGTTCATCGCGTGGATTCCGTACGCCAAGCCGTTCCACATGCTCTCGTCGTTCGCCAACGTCGTCACCCGCGACGAGAAGGCCGGGAAGCGCCTCCCGAGCGTCCCTGCCGACCTTGACCACGTCAACGCCGAATCCATCGACGACTTCTCCTGGAAGGAGATTCTCGATCAGGACGCCTGCACGAAGTGCGGTCGCTGCTCATCGGTCTGTCCCGCGAAAGCGTCGGGTCGGCCGCTCGACCCGCGCGACGTAATCCTCGACCTGAAGAGCTACCGCGAGTCGCTTGACGCCGGCGAGACCGAGCAGAAACCCATTATCGCCGACGGCGGTGAGTCGGTCGTCGCCGCCGAGACGATGGAGTCGTGCATGGCCTGCATGGCCTGCATGGATGCCTGTCCAGTCGAAATCGAGCACCTCGCCTCGTTCACCCGGATGAACCGCCAGCTCACCGACGAGGGCGCGGTGCAGTCGAACATGCAGGACGTCTTTGGGAATTTGATGCAGAAGGGGAACACGTTCGGTGACCCGCCGCGCAAGCGCGCCGACTGGGCCGCCGACCTCGACTTCGAGCTTACGGACGCCCGTGAGGAGGAGGTCGAGTTCCTCTGGTACGTCGGCGACTACCCGAGCTACGACGACCGCAACAAGAAGGTCGCGCGCTCGCTCGCCACTCTGTTCGAGCGCGCAGGTGTCTCCTTCGGCATCCTCTTCGACGACGAGAAGTTCGACGGCAACGACATCCGCCGCGTCGGCGAGGAGTTCCTCTTTCTCGAACTGGCGGGCCACCACGTCGAGACGTTCGAGGACTGCGAGTTCGAGAAAATCGTCTGCACGGACCCGCACTCGTACAACACGATGAAGAACGAGTACCCCGAGATCGACTTCGCGGAGTTCGCCGACGACCCCGTGATGCCGTTCGAGTACGACGACTACTGGAACCAGGGAGGCGAAACTCCGGTGTACCACTGGTCGCAGGTCGTCGAGCAGCTCGTCGGCGACGGTCGCCTCGGACTCGACGGGACGGAACTCGACTACACAGTCACCTACCACGACCCGTGCCACCTCGGCCGCTACAACGACGTGTACGAGGCCCCGCGCGACATCATCCGAGCGACGGGCTGCGACCTCTACGAGATGCCGCGCAACCGCGCCGATTCGTTCTGCTGCGGCGGCGGCGGTGGCGGTCTCTGGATGGAGTTCGACGAGGAACCGAAACCGAGCGAGGAGCGACTCCGCGAGGCGCTCGAAGACACCGAGGCGGGCTCGGCAGTCGAAAAGTTCGTCGTCGCGTGTCCGATGTGCATGACGATGTACGAGGACGGGAGAAAAACCGGCGACTTCGAAGACGACATCGAAATCGTTGACGTGGCCGAACTGCTCATCGAAGCGCTCGACGCGAAAGAAGCGCGAGCGTCGTCGGTCGGCGAGGATACGCGTCCGGCGACGGCCGACTGA
- a CDS encoding L-threonylcarbamoyladenylate synthase: MDTLADAVVAVERGEAVVYPTETVYGLGANALDADAVERVFELKGRARDNPLSLGVPSVDAALSYADPTEREIRFMREFLPGPVTVVTARRQMVPDALTAGRERVGIRVPDHELALELLDALAPTPLTATSANRSGAGSVRRVDELDSRIRDAVGAVLDDGETPGTESTVVDVGENVIHRRGARADDIEAWLVRE; encoded by the coding sequence ATGGATACTCTCGCCGACGCCGTCGTCGCCGTCGAACGCGGCGAGGCAGTCGTCTACCCTACCGAGACGGTGTACGGTCTCGGCGCGAACGCCCTCGACGCGGACGCCGTCGAGCGGGTGTTCGAGTTGAAAGGTCGCGCCCGCGACAACCCCCTATCGCTCGGCGTACCGTCCGTCGACGCGGCGCTGTCGTACGCCGATCCGACCGAGCGTGAGATTCGGTTCATGCGCGAGTTCCTCCCTGGACCGGTCACCGTCGTCACCGCCCGACGGCAGATGGTCCCCGACGCGCTCACCGCGGGACGCGAACGCGTCGGTATCCGCGTCCCGGACCACGAACTGGCGCTGGAACTCCTCGACGCGCTCGCGCCGACGCCGCTGACGGCGACGAGTGCGAACCGGAGCGGCGCCGGGAGCGTCCGCCGCGTCGACGAGCTCGACTCCCGAATCCGAGACGCGGTCGGCGCAGTTCTCGACGACGGCGAGACGCCCGGCACCGAGAGCACAGTGGTCGACGTGGGCGAGAACGTGATTCACCGCCGCGGCGCGCGCGCCGACGACATCGAGGCGTGGTTGGTGCGGGAGTGA
- a CDS encoding energy-coupling factor ABC transporter ATP-binding protein, with translation MIRVRNLSHRYGDTVAVDDVSLTVDDGEFVLLVGANGSGKTTLVRHFNGLLKPDSGEVSIDGTPVSDDLVAARTAVGMVFQDPRDQLVAATVGADVAFGPENLGLPRTEIDRRVDAALAAVNLAGRTDDRVADLSGGERERVAVAGALAMEPTHLVLDEPFTGLDEPARRSVLDRLRALHAEGTSVVVVTHDLRDLFSLADRIVGMVEGRIVVDDDPESSSVRESLAELDVRVPPADSC, from the coding sequence ATGATTCGGGTCCGAAACCTCTCGCACCGCTACGGCGACACCGTCGCCGTCGACGACGTCTCGCTCACCGTCGACGACGGCGAGTTCGTCCTCCTCGTCGGCGCGAACGGATCGGGGAAGACGACGCTCGTCCGCCACTTCAACGGCTTACTCAAACCGGACTCCGGGGAGGTGTCGATAGACGGGACGCCCGTGAGTGACGATTTAGTCGCTGCCCGAACCGCCGTCGGCATGGTGTTTCAGGACCCGCGCGACCAACTCGTCGCGGCGACCGTCGGCGCGGACGTGGCGTTCGGCCCGGAGAACCTCGGTCTCCCGCGGACCGAAATCGACCGCCGCGTCGACGCCGCGCTCGCGGCGGTGAACCTAGCGGGAAGAACAGACGACCGCGTCGCCGACCTCTCGGGCGGCGAGCGCGAACGCGTCGCCGTCGCAGGCGCGCTGGCGATGGAACCGACGCACCTCGTACTGGACGAACCGTTCACCGGTCTCGACGAACCCGCGCGGCGCTCGGTGCTCGACCGCCTCCGTGCGCTCCACGCCGAGGGAACGAGCGTCGTCGTCGTCACCCACGACCTTCGCGACCTGTTCTCGCTCGCCGACCGGATCGTAGGGATGGTCGAGGGACGAATCGTCGTCGACGACGACCCCGAATCGTCGTCGGTTCGCGAGTCGCTCGCCGAACTCGACGTGCGCGTCCCGCCTGCTGACTCGTGCTGA
- a CDS encoding cupin domain-containing protein produces the protein MEPVNEADLDWTETDRADTHFRRKKLASAAGGECLGCSLYELPPGGNSWPYHYHTGNEEAIYVLSGRGTLRLDGDEQDIREGDYAALPAGAKGGHRVVNDSDGSLRYLMVSTMNDPDVSVYPESGKIGIFAGSAPGSDDPRTVEGYYRRDDSVSYWDE, from the coding sequence ATGGAACCAGTCAACGAAGCGGACCTCGACTGGACCGAAACCGACCGTGCCGACACCCACTTTCGCCGAAAGAAACTCGCCAGCGCCGCCGGCGGCGAGTGTCTTGGCTGCAGCCTCTACGAACTCCCGCCCGGCGGCAACTCGTGGCCCTACCACTACCACACGGGCAACGAGGAGGCCATCTACGTGCTCTCGGGTCGCGGGACGCTTCGTCTCGACGGCGACGAACAAGACATACGCGAGGGCGATTACGCCGCGCTTCCGGCGGGGGCGAAGGGCGGCCACCGCGTCGTCAACGACTCCGACGGGTCACTGCGCTACCTGATGGTGTCGACGATGAACGACCCGGACGTGAGCGTCTACCCCGAGTCGGGCAAGATCGGCATCTTCGCGGGGTCGGCCCCCGGCAGCGACGACCCCCGAACGGTCGAGGGCTACTACCGCCGCGACGACTCCGTCAGCTACTGGGACGAGTGA
- a CDS encoding ferritin-like domain-containing protein → MTNEEVTDTLKQAYLDEIETVMNYLTNSIVLDGVSAEEVKESLREDIQEELNHAEMLGERLKQLEEQPPGSAEFEPRQETLQPPEDTTDVFSVIDGVLDAEEDAIETYRSLIKLAEEAGDPVTEGIGVTILTDEEAHRTEFRGFKKEYKGDRA, encoded by the coding sequence ATGACCAACGAAGAAGTCACGGACACGCTGAAGCAGGCGTACCTGGACGAGATAGAGACGGTGATGAACTACCTGACGAACTCCATAGTTCTCGACGGTGTGAGCGCCGAGGAAGTCAAGGAGTCGCTCCGCGAGGACATCCAAGAGGAACTTAACCACGCGGAGATGCTCGGCGAGCGCCTCAAACAGCTCGAGGAGCAGCCGCCGGGCTCCGCCGAGTTCGAGCCCCGACAGGAGACGCTCCAACCGCCGGAGGACACGACGGACGTGTTCTCGGTCATCGACGGCGTACTCGACGCCGAGGAGGACGCCATCGAGACGTACCGCTCGCTCATCAAGCTGGCCGAGGAAGCCGGCGACCCCGTCACCGAGGGTATCGGCGTCACCATCCTCACCGACGAAGAGGCCCACCGCACCGAGTTCCGCGGGTTCAAAAAGGAGTACAAGGGCGACCGAGCGTGA
- a CDS encoding biotin transporter BioY: MATSTDGVELVGDETAKNVARAALFAALMGAFAYVSFPNPFSPAPVTLQVLGVFLAGIMLGPVWGGAAMVLYLAAGAAGVPVFEGGSAGFGSLLADPTLGYLWSYPVAAALVGVVVHRGVALRDYRAASTPLLVSAMVAGTVVIYAFGMAGLMFVLGVGVGEAFAVGAAAFLPAEALKIAAAVGVVRSDAIAAA, translated from the coding sequence ATGGCCACATCGACAGATGGCGTCGAACTCGTCGGCGACGAGACGGCGAAGAACGTCGCCCGCGCCGCGCTGTTCGCGGCGCTGATGGGCGCGTTCGCGTACGTCTCGTTCCCGAATCCGTTCTCGCCAGCACCCGTCACGTTACAGGTTCTGGGCGTCTTCCTCGCCGGAATTATGCTCGGCCCCGTTTGGGGCGGCGCGGCGATGGTGCTGTATCTCGCCGCCGGTGCCGCGGGCGTCCCGGTGTTCGAGGGCGGCTCGGCCGGGTTCGGCTCGCTGCTGGCGGACCCGACGCTCGGTTACCTCTGGTCGTACCCGGTCGCGGCCGCGCTCGTCGGCGTCGTAGTCCACCGCGGCGTCGCGCTCCGAGACTACCGCGCGGCGAGCACGCCGCTGCTCGTCAGCGCAATGGTCGCCGGAACCGTCGTCATCTACGCCTTCGGGATGGCCGGATTAATGTTCGTCCTCGGCGTCGGCGTCGGCGAGGCGTTCGCCGTCGGCGCGGCGGCGTTCCTCCCCGCCGAGGCGCTAAAGATAGCCGCCGCCGTCGGCGTCGTCCGTTCGGACGCCATCGCCGCCGCGTAG
- a CDS encoding acyl-CoA dehydrogenase family protein has product MLDYVDLEADLEEEERMIRDTARRFVEEKVKPEIGDHYEAGTFPEELIPEMGELGFYAPNLDGYGLPNVGERAYGLLMQELEAGDAGIRSMASVQGALVMYPIHAYGSEEQKERWLPNLGTGEAVGCFGLTEPNHGSDPSGMETRAEADGDEYVLNGSKTWITNSPIADVAVVWARDSSAEDAPVRGFLVETDRDGVTTNKIEEKLSMRASVTGEIGLNDVRIPEENVLPGVEGLKGPLSCLTQARFGIAWGAVGSARDCFETARQYATDREQFGGPIARFQIQQQKLAEMATQITTSQLLAYRLADLKERGDLRPEQVSMAKRNNVQMARDQARVAREMLGGNGITTDYSPMRHLANLETVYTYEGTHDIHTLVLGKDLTGISAFE; this is encoded by the coding sequence ATGCTCGATTACGTGGATTTAGAGGCCGACCTCGAGGAGGAGGAGCGGATGATTCGCGACACCGCCCGCCGGTTTGTCGAAGAGAAGGTGAAACCGGAGATCGGCGACCACTACGAGGCGGGGACGTTCCCCGAGGAACTCATCCCCGAGATGGGCGAGTTGGGCTTCTACGCGCCGAACCTCGACGGCTACGGTCTCCCGAACGTGGGCGAGCGCGCCTACGGTCTCCTGATGCAGGAGTTGGAGGCCGGCGACGCGGGCATCCGGTCGATGGCGAGCGTGCAGGGCGCGCTCGTCATGTATCCGATTCACGCCTACGGCTCAGAGGAGCAGAAGGAGCGCTGGCTGCCGAACCTCGGGACGGGCGAGGCCGTCGGCTGTTTCGGTCTCACGGAACCGAACCACGGCTCCGATCCCAGCGGGATGGAAACGCGCGCGGAGGCTGACGGCGACGAGTACGTCCTCAACGGCTCGAAGACGTGGATCACGAACTCGCCCATCGCGGACGTGGCCGTGGTCTGGGCGCGCGACAGTTCGGCCGAAGACGCGCCGGTTCGCGGCTTCCTCGTCGAAACCGACCGCGACGGCGTGACGACGAACAAAATCGAGGAGAAACTCTCGATGCGCGCCTCGGTCACGGGCGAGATCGGTCTCAACGACGTTCGCATCCCCGAGGAAAACGTCCTGCCGGGCGTTGAGGGGCTGAAAGGCCCGCTCTCCTGTCTGACGCAGGCGCGGTTCGGCATCGCGTGGGGCGCGGTGGGTTCGGCGCGCGACTGCTTCGAGACGGCGCGGCAGTACGCGACCGACCGAGAGCAGTTCGGCGGTCCCATCGCGCGCTTCCAGATACAACAGCAGAAACTCGCCGAGATGGCGACGCAGATAACGACGAGCCAACTGCTCGCGTACCGCCTCGCCGACCTGAAAGAGCGCGGCGACCTGCGGCCCGAGCAGGTGTCGATGGCGAAGCGAAACAACGTCCAGATGGCTCGCGACCAGGCCCGCGTCGCCCGCGAGATGCTCGGCGGCAACGGCATCACGACCGACTATTCGCCGATGCGTCACCTCGCGAATCTGGAGACGGTGTACACCTACGAGGGGACCCACGACATCCACACGCTGGTCCTGGGGAAGGATCTGACCGGGATTTCGGCGTTCGAGTAG
- a CDS encoding DCC1-like thiol-disulfide oxidoreductase family protein — translation MSVPRLVYDDDCGFCTWCAVVADRYGEFEVVGFAELTDEQRARLPDDYEKCAHLFTEDTVYSCGAATERALAELHPLFEASFSVLRRIPAYPAVRERLYRWAADRRALWGRVVSRSSV, via the coding sequence ATGTCCGTGCCGCGCCTCGTGTACGACGACGACTGCGGATTCTGTACGTGGTGCGCCGTCGTCGCGGACCGCTACGGCGAGTTCGAGGTAGTCGGGTTCGCGGAACTCACCGACGAGCAACGCGCTCGCCTCCCCGACGACTACGAGAAGTGCGCGCATCTGTTCACCGAGGATACCGTTTACTCCTGCGGAGCGGCCACGGAGCGGGCGCTCGCGGAGTTACATCCACTCTTCGAAGCGTCGTTTTCGGTGCTGCGGCGGATACCCGCTTATCCGGCGGTTCGCGAGCGCCTCTACCGGTGGGCCGCCGACCGGCGGGCGCTCTGGGGACGCGTCGTGAGTCGGTCGTCGGTATGA
- a CDS encoding 4Fe-4S dicluster domain-containing protein, whose translation MGIDPNFDANRQKVGKENGVDVWGPVEPPEKLGIHGTHVAVDYDICIADGACLENCPVDVFTWVDTPDHPESEKKVEPTYEDQCIDCMLCVDICPVDAIDVDASRD comes from the coding sequence ATGGGAATCGACCCGAACTTCGATGCAAATCGGCAAAAAGTCGGCAAGGAGAACGGCGTCGACGTCTGGGGACCGGTCGAGCCGCCGGAGAAACTCGGCATCCACGGCACCCACGTCGCCGTCGACTACGACATCTGTATCGCCGACGGCGCGTGCCTCGAAAACTGCCCGGTCGACGTGTTCACGTGGGTGGACACGCCGGACCACCCCGAGAGCGAGAAGAAGGTCGAACCGACCTACGAGGACCAGTGTATCGACTGCATGCTCTGCGTCGACATCTGCCCCGTCGACGCCATCGACGTGGACGCCAGTCGCGACTGA
- a CDS encoding glutathione S-transferase N-terminal domain-containing protein, whose product MSDEPAITLYRLQACPYCERVVRKLHEYDLDYRSRFVEPMHSQRNVVKRISGKRTVPAIVDENTGLTMSESANIVEYLDKTYGNAESGGAA is encoded by the coding sequence ATGTCCGACGAACCAGCGATTACCCTGTACCGACTGCAGGCCTGTCCGTACTGTGAGCGCGTCGTCCGCAAACTCCACGAGTACGACCTCGACTACCGGTCGCGGTTCGTCGAACCAATGCACTCTCAGCGCAACGTCGTCAAGCGAATCTCCGGGAAGCGCACCGTCCCGGCTATCGTCGACGAGAACACCGGACTGACGATGTCGGAGTCGGCGAACATCGTCGAGTATCTCGACAAGACGTACGGGAACGCCGAGAGCGGGGGTGCGGCGTAA
- a CDS encoding redoxin domain-containing protein, which yields MVDFEVVDLPETDHVDVGDTAPEFTRPLVNAEYWEDASLSDLTDDGPVLLVFYPMDGAFPATYMWNEMRDRQWGEKLTVVGLSISSPYDHKTLIKERGMAYSLFSDPQNDVAREYGVENDLDGMAGVSEARPAVFLLDDDRTVEYAWVASEWPDFPDYDEVEAAIDDLV from the coding sequence ATGGTCGACTTCGAAGTCGTCGACCTGCCCGAAACCGACCACGTCGACGTGGGCGACACGGCACCGGAGTTCACCCGTCCGCTCGTCAACGCCGAGTACTGGGAGGACGCGTCTCTGTCGGACCTCACCGACGACGGCCCCGTCCTCCTCGTCTTCTACCCGATGGACGGTGCGTTCCCGGCGACGTACATGTGGAACGAGATGCGCGACCGACAGTGGGGTGAGAAACTCACCGTCGTCGGACTCTCCATCTCCTCGCCGTACGACCACAAGACGCTCATCAAGGAGCGGGGGATGGCGTACTCCCTGTTTTCGGACCCGCAGAACGACGTCGCTCGGGAGTACGGCGTCGAGAACGACCTCGACGGGATGGCGGGCGTGAGCGAGGCGCGACCCGCGGTGTTCCTGCTCGACGACGACCGGACCGTCGAGTACGCGTGGGTCGCCAGCGAGTGGCCCGACTTCCCCGACTACGACGAGGTCGAGGCGGCCATCGACGACCTCGTCTGA